A single genomic interval of Chitinophaga sp. 180180018-3 harbors:
- the secY gene encoding preprotein translocase subunit SecY has translation MKKFIETIKNIWSIEDLRNRILTTLLLVLIYRIGSYIALPGIDANALTNFEKNSNQGILGLVNMFAGGSFSRASIFALGIMPYISASIAIQLLTIAVPYFQKLQKEGESGRKKINQFTRYLTVIVTGFQASAYVAYLRNQSGGAIIAEYGTFFFWLSTTVVLTAGTLFVMWLGEKITDKGIGNGTSIIIMMGILARLPQALVAEFSSKVAGEAGGPILFLIEIAIFILITVGLILLVQGTRKIPVNYAKRIVGNKQYGGVRQFIPLKVNAAGVMPIIFAQAIMFIPATAIGFATSDNASGFIRIFSDHTNGWYNLIYAVLVIVFTYFYTALIFNPTQMADEMKRNNGFIPGVKPGKATADYIGAVMDRITLPGAFFLALVGILPGVAAAFKVNSNFATFFGGTSLLIMVGVILDTLQQIESQLLMRHYDGLMSTGRIKGRTAPANA, from the coding sequence GTGAAGAAATTTATCGAAACGATTAAGAATATCTGGAGCATCGAGGATCTGCGTAACCGCATCCTGACCACCCTGCTCCTGGTCCTCATCTACCGCATAGGATCCTATATCGCTTTGCCTGGCATTGATGCAAACGCGCTCACCAACTTTGAGAAAAATTCTAATCAAGGTATCCTGGGTTTAGTTAACATGTTTGCCGGTGGATCGTTTTCAAGGGCGTCCATATTCGCGTTAGGTATCATGCCTTACATCTCTGCTTCAATCGCTATCCAGCTGTTGACCATAGCAGTTCCTTATTTTCAGAAACTGCAGAAAGAAGGTGAAAGCGGCCGCAAAAAGATCAACCAGTTTACCCGTTATCTCACAGTAATAGTAACAGGTTTCCAGGCAAGCGCTTATGTAGCTTATCTGCGTAATCAATCCGGTGGCGCTATTATCGCTGAATACGGCACCTTTTTCTTCTGGCTCTCTACCACTGTTGTGCTTACAGCAGGTACCCTGTTTGTAATGTGGCTCGGTGAAAAGATCACAGATAAAGGTATCGGTAATGGTACTTCCATCATCATCATGATGGGTATCCTTGCCCGTCTGCCGCAGGCGCTCGTCGCAGAGTTCTCCAGTAAGGTTGCAGGTGAAGCGGGTGGACCGATCCTGTTCCTCATTGAAATCGCTATCTTCATCCTGATCACAGTAGGTCTGATCCTCCTGGTACAGGGTACAAGGAAAATACCGGTGAATTATGCTAAACGTATCGTTGGTAATAAACAATATGGTGGTGTACGCCAGTTCATTCCCCTCAAAGTGAATGCTGCAGGTGTTATGCCTATCATCTTCGCTCAGGCGATCATGTTTATTCCCGCTACTGCGATAGGTTTTGCTACTTCCGACAATGCCTCCGGCTTTATCCGCATTTTTAGCGATCATACTAATGGCTGGTACAACCTGATTTATGCGGTGCTCGTTATCGTATTTACTTACTTCTATACTGCGTTGATTTTCAATCCAACTCAAATGGCGGATGAAATGAAACGTAATAACGGATTCATTCCGGGTGTTAAGCCTGGTAAAGCAACGGCCGATTATATCGGAGCTGTGATGGACCGTATCACACTGCCTGGAGCATTCTTCCTGGCACTGGTAGGTATATTGCCAGGTGTAGCTGCCGCATTTAAAGTGAACAGCAACTTTGCTACCTTCTTTGGTGGTACATCCCTGCTGATCATGGTGGGTGTTATCCTGGATACACTGCAACAAATTGAAAGCCAGCTGCTCATGCGCCATTACGATGGTCTGATGAGCACAGGCCGCATTAAGGGCAGAACTGCTCCTGCAAATGCGTGA
- the rplO gene encoding 50S ribosomal protein L15 — protein MNLHSLQPAKGSVHKEKRLGRGEASGKGGTSTKGNKGIQQRAGYASKKGFEGGQMPIQRRMPKRGFKNNNREEYTIFNLGQLDHLVEKYGLQEFNLESLYMNGLVNRTAKVKILANGELKTKVTVKVNAISEKAKQAIETAGGSVELV, from the coding sequence ATGAATCTGCATTCATTACAGCCTGCTAAAGGTTCTGTACATAAAGAAAAACGTCTCGGACGTGGTGAGGCTTCCGGTAAAGGTGGTACCTCTACAAAAGGTAATAAAGGTATTCAGCAACGCGCCGGTTATGCCAGCAAGAAAGGCTTCGAAGGAGGTCAGATGCCAATCCAGCGCCGTATGCCTAAACGTGGTTTCAAAAACAATAACCGCGAAGAATACACCATCTTCAACCTGGGTCAGCTGGATCATTTAGTTGAAAAATACGGCCTCCAGGAATTCAATCTGGAAAGCCTGTATATGAACGGTCTGGTTAACAGAACTGCCAAAGTTAAGATCCTCGCCAACGGTGAGCTCAAAACCAAGGTAACTGTTAAAGTAAACGCTATCAGCGAAAAAGCTAAACAGGCCATCGAAACAGCAGGTGGATCAGTAGAACTGGTATAA
- the rpmD gene encoding 50S ribosomal protein L30 — translation MAKIKITQVKSGIDRPERQKLTLKALGLTKMHAAVEVEATPQILGMVRKVNHLVTVETVNA, via the coding sequence ATGGCAAAGATTAAGATCACTCAAGTGAAAAGTGGTATAGACCGTCCTGAAAGGCAGAAACTGACCTTGAAGGCACTGGGCCTGACTAAAATGCACGCTGCTGTTGAAGTAGAAGCAACTCCTCAGATCCTGGGTATGGTCCGTAAAGTAAATCACCTCGTAACGGTAGAAACAGTAAACGCTTAA
- the rpsE gene encoding 30S ribosomal protein S5, with amino-acid sequence MAKNSFNKVKAGDLELKEKVVAINRVTKTTKGGRTFSFSALVVVGNENGVVGHGLGKAKEVQQAITKGIDDAKKNLIKVPVMHGTIPHDQFAKEGAAKVLIKPAAHGTGVIAGGSMRAVLESAGVTDVLAKSLGSANPHNVVKATFKALGLLREPIGIAKTRGVALKKVFNG; translated from the coding sequence ATGGCAAAGAATTCATTCAATAAAGTAAAGGCTGGTGATCTGGAGCTGAAAGAGAAAGTAGTGGCGATCAACCGTGTTACTAAAACCACTAAAGGCGGTCGTACATTCAGTTTCTCTGCCCTGGTAGTTGTAGGTAACGAAAACGGCGTTGTAGGTCACGGTCTCGGTAAAGCTAAAGAAGTGCAGCAGGCTATTACCAAAGGTATAGACGATGCAAAAAAGAACCTGATCAAGGTTCCTGTAATGCACGGTACCATTCCTCACGATCAGTTTGCTAAAGAAGGTGCCGCTAAGGTACTGATTAAGCCAGCTGCTCATGGTACTGGTGTGATCGCTGGTGGTTCTATGCGTGCTGTACTGGAAAGTGCTGGTGTAACAGACGTACTGGCAAAGTCTTTAGGTTCTGCTAACCCACACAACGTGGTAAAAGCTACCTTTAAGGCGCTGGGCCTGTTACGCGAACCAATCGGTATCGCTAAAACCAGAGGCGTTGCCCTGAAGAAAGTTTTCAACGGATGA
- the rplR gene encoding 50S ribosomal protein L18 → MSTKVNRRQKIRYRIRKKISGTATQPRLSVFRSNSDIYVQLIDDTNGTTLAAASSRDKDIQAQKGTKSEKSALVGKALAVKALALGLTTCVFDRSGYLYHGRVKSVADGAREGGLQF, encoded by the coding sequence ATGAGCACAAAAGTTAACAGGAGACAGAAAATCCGTTACCGCATCCGTAAGAAAATCTCCGGTACTGCAACGCAGCCAAGATTGTCTGTTTTCCGCAGTAACAGCGATATCTATGTGCAATTGATCGATGATACCAATGGCACTACCCTGGCAGCGGCTTCTTCCCGTGATAAGGATATCCAGGCCCAGAAAGGTACCAAATCTGAAAAATCCGCACTGGTAGGTAAAGCGCTGGCTGTAAAAGCACTGGCACTGGGTCTGACTACCTGCGTTTTCGACAGAAGTGGTTATTTATATCATGGCCGCGTGAAAAGCGTAGCTGACGGAGCAAGAGAAGGCGGTCTTCAGTTCTAA
- the rplF gene encoding 50S ribosomal protein L6, whose protein sequence is MSRIGRSPIKLVSGVTVTVSAANEVTVKGPKGELKQAIDRDIKVEVKDGVVNVTRPTDQIRHRALHGLYRALLANMVLGVTEGFKKQLELVGVGYKAANSGQLLDLALGYSHNIIFEVPKELKVSTLTEKGQNPKIMLEGIDNQLLGQVAAKIRSLRKPEPYKGKGVRYSDEVVRKKAGKSAGK, encoded by the coding sequence ATGTCTCGTATAGGTAGAAGTCCTATTAAATTGGTAAGCGGCGTTACAGTTACCGTATCTGCGGCTAACGAAGTAACCGTAAAAGGCCCTAAAGGTGAACTGAAACAGGCCATCGACAGGGATATTAAAGTAGAAGTAAAGGATGGCGTGGTTAACGTAACCCGCCCAACAGACCAGATTCGCCACAGAGCGCTGCACGGTTTATACCGCGCATTGCTGGCTAATATGGTGCTGGGTGTAACTGAAGGCTTTAAGAAACAGCTGGAGCTGGTGGGTGTGGGTTATAAAGCCGCTAACTCCGGTCAGTTGCTGGATCTCGCATTAGGTTATTCTCACAATATCATCTTCGAAGTTCCTAAAGAACTGAAAGTATCTACCCTGACTGAAAAAGGTCAGAACCCTAAGATCATGCTGGAAGGTATTGATAATCAATTACTGGGTCAGGTAGCTGCTAAAATCCGCAGCCTGCGTAAACCAGAGCCTTACAAAGGTAAAGGTGTTCGCTACAGCGATGAAGTGGTACGTAAGAAAGCTGGTAAATCAGCAGGTAAATAA
- the rpsH gene encoding 30S ribosomal protein S8, with amino-acid sequence MVTDPIADFLTRIRNAQMATHRIVEIPASKLKKRITEILYDKGYILKYKFEDDTKQGVIKIALKYDPVSKEPAIKELQRISRPGLRQYAKPEEFKRVKNGLGVAIISTSKGVMTDKEAKAQNVGGEIVCYVY; translated from the coding sequence ATGGTTACTGATCCAATAGCAGACTTCCTGACCCGTATCCGGAACGCGCAAATGGCCACCCACAGGATTGTGGAAATTCCGGCTTCCAAGCTGAAAAAACGTATTACAGAAATTCTGTACGATAAAGGTTATATCCTGAAGTACAAATTCGAGGATGATACCAAACAAGGTGTGATCAAGATCGCCCTGAAGTATGATCCCGTATCTAAAGAGCCCGCTATCAAGGAATTGCAACGCATCAGCCGTCCAGGTCTGCGCCAGTACGCAAAACCGGAGGAATTTAAGCGTGTGAAGAATGGTTTGGGCGTGGCTATCATCTCTACTTCCAAAGGTGTAATGACCGATAAGGAAGCTAAAGCTCAGAACGTAGGTGGCGAAATTGTTTGCTACGTATATTAA
- the rpsN gene encoding 30S ribosomal protein S14, whose product MAKESVKARQRKREAMVAKFAEKRAALKAAGDYAALDQLPKNASPVRLKNRCQMTGRPKGYMRHFGLCRNMFRDLALAGKIPGVRKASW is encoded by the coding sequence ATGGCAAAAGAATCCGTAAAAGCCAGACAAAGGAAAAGAGAAGCTATGGTAGCTAAGTTTGCTGAAAAACGCGCTGCCCTGAAAGCTGCCGGTGACTACGCTGCACTCGACCAGCTTCCTAAAAACGCTTCTCCTGTTCGTCTGAAAAACAGATGCCAGATGACCGGCCGTCCTAAAGGATATATGCGTCATTTCGGCCTGTGCAGGAACATGTTCCGCGACCTGGCTCTCGCAGGTAAAATCCCTGGTGTAAGAAAAGCCAGCTGGTAA
- the rplE gene encoding 50S ribosomal protein L5: MSNTKYTPRLQKKYKDEVKAALMKKFNYKSVMQVPRLVKICLNQGINGAVGDKKLVDIAVDEMTRISGQKAIPTLSKKDISNFKLRKNMPIGARVTLRSTNMYDFLDRLISVSLPRVRDFKGINEKAFDGRGNYTMGVTEQIIFPEIDIDKVTKISGMDITFVTTAQTNEEAYELLKEMGMPFRNMKKDNQ; the protein is encoded by the coding sequence ATGTCAAACACAAAATACACTCCGAGACTGCAGAAGAAATACAAGGATGAGGTGAAAGCTGCACTGATGAAGAAATTCAACTACAAAAGTGTAATGCAGGTACCTCGTCTGGTTAAAATTTGCCTGAACCAGGGTATTAATGGTGCAGTAGGTGATAAGAAGCTGGTAGACATTGCTGTGGACGAAATGACCCGTATCTCTGGTCAAAAAGCCATCCCTACCTTGTCTAAGAAAGATATTTCTAACTTCAAACTCAGAAAGAACATGCCTATCGGTGCACGTGTAACGCTGCGCAGCACTAATATGTATGACTTCCTGGATCGTCTGATCTCTGTTTCCCTTCCTCGTGTACGTGACTTCAAAGGTATCAACGAAAAAGCTTTTGATGGCCGTGGTAACTACACAATGGGCGTAACTGAGCAGATCATCTTCCCTGAGATCGACATCGATAAAGTAACTAAAATATCCGGTATGGATATCACTTTCGTTACTACTGCCCAAACTAACGAAGAAGCTTACGAGCTGCTGAAAGAAATGGGTATGCCGTTCAGGAATATGAAAAAAGATAATCAGTAA
- the rplX gene encoding 50S ribosomal protein L24: MKTRFKPKFNIKKGDLVAVIAGDDKDRTKPRKVLEVQPDKARILVEGVNIITKHTKPTAQNTKGGIVKQEAPIAISNVMLWDAKAGKPTKVSRQRENGKLIRIAKKSGEVIK, translated from the coding sequence ATGAAAACTAGATTTAAGCCTAAATTCAACATTAAGAAAGGCGACCTGGTTGCGGTGATTGCCGGCGATGATAAGGACAGGACGAAGCCACGCAAAGTGCTGGAAGTACAGCCTGACAAAGCCCGCATTCTTGTAGAAGGTGTTAACATTATTACCAAACACACCAAGCCTACTGCTCAGAATACCAAAGGTGGTATTGTTAAGCAGGAAGCTCCTATTGCTATCTCTAACGTGATGCTGTGGGATGCCAAAGCTGGTAAACCTACCAAAGTAAGCAGGCAGAGGGAAAATGGTAAATTAATTCGTATCGCTAAAAAATCAGGGGAGGTAATTAAATAA
- the rplN gene encoding 50S ribosomal protein L14: MIQQESRLSVADNSGAKEVLCIRVLGNSGQDYAKVGDKIVVTVKDAIPGGGVKKGMVTKAVIVRTKNKLRRKDGSYIRFDDNAVVLLNNSDEPRGTRIFGPVARELRDKGYMKIISLAPEVL; the protein is encoded by the coding sequence ATGATACAACAAGAATCAAGACTGAGTGTAGCTGATAACAGCGGTGCTAAAGAAGTACTCTGCATCCGCGTATTGGGCAACTCCGGTCAGGACTACGCTAAAGTAGGCGATAAGATCGTGGTAACTGTGAAAGACGCTATCCCTGGTGGCGGTGTGAAGAAAGGTATGGTTACTAAAGCTGTAATCGTAAGAACTAAGAATAAATTACGTCGTAAAGACGGTTCTTATATCCGTTTCGATGATAACGCGGTTGTACTGCTGAATAACTCAGACGAACCTCGCGGTACCCGTATTTTCGGTCCGGTTGCCCGTGAGCTGAGAGACAAGGGCTATATGAAAATTATATCCCTCGCTCCTGAGGTATTATAA